In one Sphingomonas sp. AP4-R1 genomic region, the following are encoded:
- a CDS encoding SDR family oxidoreductase has product MSKFAIITGASTGIGFELATLAAKDGYDILVVADEPLINAAAQDFEQFGTTVVSIEADLATTDGVDALLEAVGTRQIDLLCANAGHGLGHAFLEQQVSDWRHVIDTNITGTLYLIQKVLPAMVARNEGKVLVTGSVAGYIPGAFQAVYNGTKAFVDSFTEALRNEIKDSEGVTLTTLMPGPVDTEFFARGDMLDTSVGIDPDKSDPADVARDGWEAVMAGKASIFSGWKTKVQGVLANVTPGAILAEQHRKMAEPGSADG; this is encoded by the coding sequence TTGAGCAAATTCGCAATCATTACCGGTGCCTCGACCGGCATTGGCTTCGAGCTGGCAACGTTGGCGGCGAAGGACGGCTATGACATTCTGGTTGTCGCCGACGAACCGCTGATCAATGCGGCGGCTCAGGATTTCGAGCAGTTTGGGACCACGGTCGTGTCGATCGAAGCCGACCTTGCGACGACCGATGGTGTCGACGCGCTCCTCGAAGCGGTCGGCACGCGCCAGATCGATCTGCTGTGCGCCAATGCCGGTCACGGCCTCGGTCATGCGTTTCTCGAGCAGCAGGTCTCCGACTGGCGGCACGTGATCGACACGAACATCACTGGCACGCTCTATCTGATCCAGAAGGTGCTGCCGGCGATGGTGGCGCGCAACGAGGGCAAAGTGCTCGTGACTGGCTCGGTCGCGGGCTATATCCCCGGCGCGTTCCAGGCCGTCTACAATGGCACGAAGGCGTTCGTGGACAGCTTCACCGAGGCTCTCCGCAACGAGATCAAGGACAGCGAGGGCGTCACCCTGACGACACTGATGCCCGGCCCGGTCGACACCGAATTCTTCGCGCGCGGCGACATGCTCGATACATCGGTGGGCATCGATCCCGACAAGAGTGATCCCGCAGACGTTGCGCGCGATGGTTGGGAGGCGGTCATGGCCGGCAAGGCGTCGATCTTTTCCGGATGGAAGACCAAGGTGCAAGGCGTTCTCGCCAACGTCACGCCAGGCGCGATCCTGGCGGAACAGCACCGCAAAATGGCGGAGCCGGGTTCGGCCGACGGCTGA
- a CDS encoding alpha/beta fold hydrolase, with protein sequence MMAFIDARDGTKLHVKDAGTGRPVVLIHGWPLTGDMFEYQTLALLESGYRVITYDRRGFGQSGHPLLGYDYDTFADDLAAVLEALDVSGVTLVGFSMGGGEIARYLSRHGAARIAKVALVSSVVPYLLKSDDNPNGVDQSVLDDMKAQIRKDRFAFLGSFAKQFYGVGLVSSPVSKELMDWTFILAVMASPKATLNCIDAFGKTDFRPDLSAFTVPTLIIHGTSDKVVPIDASGRAAAEAIPGATLVEYDGEPHGLFATAPERLIQNLIQFIA encoded by the coding sequence ATGATGGCGTTTATCGACGCGAGAGATGGGACGAAGCTGCACGTCAAGGATGCCGGGACCGGCCGTCCGGTCGTGCTCATCCACGGCTGGCCCCTGACCGGCGACATGTTCGAATATCAGACGCTGGCGTTGCTGGAATCCGGCTACCGCGTGATCACCTATGATCGTCGCGGGTTTGGACAGTCCGGTCACCCGCTGCTCGGCTATGACTATGATACGTTCGCCGACGATCTGGCCGCCGTTCTCGAAGCTCTGGACGTTTCGGGAGTGACGCTCGTCGGTTTTTCCATGGGAGGCGGCGAGATCGCGCGCTACCTCTCTCGTCATGGTGCAGCCCGCATCGCCAAGGTCGCGCTCGTATCTTCCGTGGTCCCTTACCTCCTGAAAAGCGACGACAATCCCAACGGCGTCGACCAGAGCGTCTTAGATGACATGAAGGCACAGATCCGCAAGGACAGGTTTGCCTTTCTGGGAAGTTTTGCCAAACAGTTTTACGGCGTCGGGTTGGTATCCAGTCCGGTCAGCAAGGAATTGATGGACTGGACATTCATTCTCGCTGTTATGGCAAGCCCGAAGGCAACGCTCAACTGTATTGATGCCTTTGGCAAGACCGACTTCCGTCCCGATCTTTCCGCTTTTACTGTTCCGACACTCATCATTCATGGAACGTCTGACAAGGTCGTTCCCATCGACGCATCCGGTCGTGCAGCCGCCGAAGCGATTCCGGGCGCAACACTCGTCGAATATGACGGCGAACCGCATGGCTTATTCGCCACCGCCCCCGAACGCCTGATCCAGAATCTGATACAGTTCATCGCCTAG